One genomic segment of Clostridium saccharoperbutylacetonicum N1-4(HMT) includes these proteins:
- a CDS encoding DMT family transporter — MFYILISVIAGAIVVVSRILNTKLSEKVGLIESSFFNYFTGVLASLVLFIIFKENFSSSNFSNIPFYAYFGGILGIAIVILNSVITPKMSSFYATLIIFVGQLFTGILLDCLTLNSVSITKISGGILVVIGLTYNLYVDSKLDEISVL; from the coding sequence ATGTTTTATATTTTAATTTCTGTTATAGCAGGTGCTATTGTAGTAGTTTCAAGAATTCTTAATACTAAACTTTCTGAAAAAGTAGGATTAATTGAATCTAGTTTTTTTAATTATTTTACAGGAGTATTAGCATCTTTAGTATTATTTATTATTTTTAAAGAAAATTTTTCATCTAGTAATTTTAGTAATATTCCTTTTTATGCTTATTTCGGTGGAATATTAGGGATAGCAATTGTAATCTTAAACAGTGTAATAACACCTAAAATGTCCTCATTTTATGCTACGTTAATAATTTTTGTTGGACAGCTTTTTACAGGTATTTTACTAGATTGTTTGACTCTAAATTCAGTATCTATAACTAAAATTTCTGGAGGAATACTAGTTGTTATTGGACTTACATACAATTTATATGTCGATTCTAAATTAGATGAAATTTCAGTTTTGTAA
- a CDS encoding ATP-binding protein, which produces MENTKGYPYLRQVFFRILLFRMFIPLIILAIVAGICAESLGQRNVQSNQKQVVQSIGNIVEYYLDHGGRILDAIAKMAETSDNADISAFMNSTWKAYGYFETIYCLDKENKILIMAPSDPIYTGLDMSNLPDIKSSHNQDNLIISRPFISFRTGDPIVYLIRPLSQGGYIIGELNLGVFQHEIENITKIQGDQFAFIVDQSGTLISHPDLSLVKEQTNINNLEIVKNTVRGENNSIYIYNDKLMLGSSVKLQTTGWIVVSQIPLTSVISSYKWLFIFGMFAIFVLMVAVIFSFRKQIQNHIITPLEQLTDRTTSLAVGDFSNGSTLPLISSNFIEIHNLMVDFQLMSDNLQSREIALKESENSNRGLVERLPLGLFTAELNGEIVYVNPMARLILGYDKIEETVGINITNFLVEALIDKDQKEFLIENIFNLNNYEIQIKNNNEKVMWIEINSHVVYDYQKHADFFEISIQDITERKQNEFKIKEQQELLIQSEKEKSETLEKTLAMKDEFISLISHELKTPLNVIYSAIQLIECVYMSKIPERVQELIGNIKQNTFRQLRLANNLLDITRMNSGQIKINMRTIDVVFLIKVICESVELYANQKNISINFDSNITSKMIVIDDEKVERIILNILSNAIKFTESEGNITIKLSDSINSDSIQIEISDTGIGIPEDKIDVIFERFGQVDSNLSRRAEGTGIGLSLVKLLVDNLGGTINVSSKLGVGSTFTIILPTNNELVSTENNGRLDVEDRLVSEIKVQFSDIYL; this is translated from the coding sequence ATGGAAAATACAAAAGGTTACCCTTATCTACGCCAAGTATTTTTTCGCATATTGTTGTTTCGCATGTTTATTCCTTTGATTATTTTAGCCATAGTCGCAGGTATTTGTGCTGAATCCTTAGGTCAACGTAATGTTCAAAGTAATCAAAAGCAAGTCGTCCAGTCAATAGGAAATATTGTGGAATATTATCTTGATCACGGTGGAAGAATATTAGATGCTATTGCTAAAATGGCTGAAACCTCTGATAATGCAGATATATCTGCATTTATGAATAGTACATGGAAAGCATATGGTTATTTTGAAACAATATACTGTTTAGATAAAGAAAATAAAATTTTAATAATGGCGCCTTCGGATCCAATTTATACTGGATTGGATATGTCTAATTTGCCTGACATAAAAAGTTCACATAATCAAGATAATCTTATTATATCGCGTCCTTTCATTTCATTTAGGACAGGTGACCCAATAGTTTATTTAATAAGACCGTTATCTCAAGGAGGCTACATTATTGGGGAATTGAATTTAGGAGTATTTCAACATGAAATTGAAAATATTACGAAAATACAAGGAGATCAATTTGCTTTTATTGTTGATCAATCAGGAACACTAATATCTCATCCTGATTTATCCTTAGTTAAGGAACAAACAAATATAAATAATTTAGAAATAGTTAAAAATACTGTTCGCGGAGAAAATAATAGCATCTATATATATAATGATAAGCTAATGCTGGGAAGTTCTGTTAAACTTCAAACAACTGGCTGGATAGTTGTTTCTCAAATACCTTTAACATCGGTTATAAGTTCCTATAAATGGTTATTCATTTTTGGAATGTTTGCCATATTTGTTTTAATGGTAGCTGTAATATTTAGCTTTCGGAAGCAAATACAAAATCATATTATAACTCCACTTGAACAATTGACCGATAGAACAACTTCTTTGGCGGTTGGTGATTTTAGTAATGGTAGTACCCTACCATTAATTTCTTCAAATTTCATTGAAATACATAATCTTATGGTTGATTTTCAGCTGATGAGCGATAATCTTCAATCACGCGAAATTGCTTTGAAAGAAAGTGAAAATAGTAATCGAGGCTTAGTTGAGAGACTTCCATTAGGACTTTTTACTGCAGAATTAAATGGTGAAATAGTATATGTTAATCCAATGGCAAGACTGATATTAGGTTATGATAAAATTGAAGAAACGGTAGGCATAAATATTACAAATTTTTTAGTTGAAGCATTAATAGATAAAGATCAAAAGGAATTTTTAATAGAGAATATATTTAACTTAAATAACTATGAAATTCAGATAAAAAATAATAATGAAAAAGTTATGTGGATTGAAATAAATAGCCATGTCGTTTATGATTATCAAAAGCATGCAGATTTTTTTGAGATAAGTATTCAAGATATTACAGAACGAAAGCAAAATGAGTTTAAAATAAAAGAACAACAAGAACTCTTAATTCAATCAGAAAAAGAGAAAAGTGAAACTCTTGAAAAAACGCTTGCTATGAAAGATGAATTTATTTCATTAATCAGTCATGAACTTAAAACACCACTTAATGTTATTTATTCAGCTATTCAATTAATCGAATGTGTATATATGAGTAAAATTCCTGAACGGGTGCAAGAACTTATAGGAAATATTAAGCAGAATACCTTTAGACAATTAAGATTAGCTAACAATCTACTAGATATTACTAGAATGAATTCTGGGCAAATTAAAATAAATATGAGGACAATAGATGTTGTATTTTTAATTAAGGTTATTTGTGAATCAGTTGAATTGTACGCAAATCAGAAAAATATAAGTATTAATTTTGATTCAAATATTACTAGTAAGATGATAGTTATTGATGATGAAAAAGTTGAGAGAATAATATTAAATATCCTTTCAAATGCTATTAAATTTACAGAAAGTGAAGGAAATATTACTATAAAGCTATCAGATAGTATAAATTCAGATTCTATACAAATTGAAATTTCTGATACTGGCATAGGAATCCCAGAAGATAAGATTGATGTTATATTTGAACGATTTGGTCAAGTTGATAGTAATTTATCTAGGAGGGCTGAAGGTACTGGAATTGGATTGTCTCTTGTAAAATTATTAGTTGATAATTTAGGTGGAACTATAAATGTTAGTAGTAAACTAGGAGTAGGTAGCACTTTTACAATAATACTTCCTACCAATAATGAATTAGTAAGTACCGAAAATAATGGACGTCTTGATGTTGAAGACAGATTGGTGAGTGAGATAAAAGTTCAATTCTCTGATATCTATTTATAA
- a CDS encoding M48 family metallopeptidase produces MKLKFEYERQEIEFELTRRKRKTICIKIDEAGQVMVSAPLKISKEYILLVVKNRGSWIIAKKKEVTQRSLKRITRNFSEGNTFMYLGKEYPLKIVLQSNRKSILIKFNEKFEIYTNTMEEEKLRSALEKWYRTETLKIVTERIAFYSSNFKDKVTEIKVKEQKRRWASCTGKNAILFNWRISMAKLDVVDYIVVHEMCHMDYRNHSKFFWNRVSEIMPNYKDKHEWLKIHGMDLYI; encoded by the coding sequence ATGAAATTAAAATTTGAGTATGAACGTCAGGAAATAGAATTTGAATTAACTAGAAGAAAAAGAAAAACTATATGCATCAAAATTGATGAAGCAGGACAAGTTATGGTTAGTGCACCATTAAAAATTAGTAAAGAGTATATTTTACTTGTTGTTAAAAATAGAGGAAGTTGGATAATAGCCAAGAAAAAAGAAGTTACACAAAGAAGCTTAAAAAGAATTACTAGAAATTTTTCTGAAGGTAATACTTTTATGTATTTAGGAAAAGAGTATCCTTTGAAAATAGTGTTACAGTCAAATAGAAAAAGTATTTTAATAAAATTTAATGAAAAATTTGAAATTTATACAAACACTATGGAAGAGGAAAAATTAAGGAGTGCCTTAGAAAAATGGTATAGAACTGAAACATTAAAAATAGTGACTGAAAGAATAGCTTTTTATTCAAGTAATTTCAAGGACAAAGTTACTGAAATAAAGGTTAAAGAGCAAAAAAGAAGATGGGCTAGTTGTACAGGGAAAAATGCAATTTTATTTAATTGGAGAATAAGTATGGCTAAACTTGATGTAGTAGATTATATTGTTGTACATGAAATGTGTCATATGGATTATAGAAATCATTCGAAATTTTTTTGGAATAGGGTATCAGAAATAATGCCTAATTATAAAGACAAACATGAGTGGCTAAAAATACATGGTATGGATTTGTACATATAA
- a CDS encoding ABC transporter substrate-binding protein, with the protein MYESKFKMFRNLCIVAISVITLIAIIISSDKKKNEVISVGFSAQLTGRQAELGVQERNGAQLAIEKANNDRGINGHMLSLIVHDDLGIPQEAKNADKELIREGVVAIIGHATTAQTLAGIDEANKAKVIMMGPTVSTPKLSGIDDYFFRIHPSFEKSSQNFAKYIFENKGIKHIAVIFDKDNLAYSQTYSDIFSDKFKALGGEVTDILDFSSVAQPDFSKFISELQKSKAEGVLIVASDMDTALIAQRARLMNWSNPMFSSPWAQTKTLIDKGGQAVEGMIIEQAYDLENDSENFVEFKSKYRARFGNDPSFGAAYSYESTMVLIEAIKKSYRTNLSLKDALLEIHDFKGLTDNLSFDKFGDIQRNSYLSSIKNGKFIRIAKLNTVESGGE; encoded by the coding sequence ATGTATGAAAGCAAGTTTAAAATGTTCAGAAATTTATGTATTGTAGCAATTAGTGTTATTACACTAATTGCAATAATAATTTCTTCAGATAAAAAGAAAAATGAAGTTATTAGTGTAGGGTTTTCAGCGCAATTAACCGGCAGACAAGCAGAATTAGGGGTCCAAGAGCGAAATGGTGCACAGCTAGCTATAGAAAAGGCGAATAATGATAGAGGAATTAATGGTCACATGCTGTCTTTAATTGTTCATGATGATCTTGGAATTCCACAAGAGGCGAAAAATGCAGATAAGGAACTGATAAGAGAAGGTGTAGTAGCGATTATTGGTCATGCAACAACGGCACAAACTTTGGCAGGTATTGATGAGGCAAACAAAGCCAAAGTAATAATGATGGGACCAACCGTATCAACACCCAAGCTAAGTGGAATAGATGATTATTTTTTTAGAATTCATCCGTCATTTGAAAAAAGCTCTCAAAATTTTGCTAAATACATTTTTGAAAATAAAGGAATTAAACACATTGCAGTTATCTTTGATAAAGATAATCTAGCATATTCTCAAACTTATAGTGATATTTTTTCTGATAAATTTAAAGCTCTTGGAGGGGAAGTTACAGATATACTTGATTTCTCTTCAGTTGCTCAACCAGATTTTTCAAAATTTATTTCGGAACTACAAAAATCTAAAGCTGAAGGAGTACTTATAGTTGCTTCTGATATGGATACAGCACTTATTGCACAAAGAGCGCGGCTTATGAATTGGTCAAATCCTATGTTTTCATCTCCTTGGGCCCAAACTAAAACCTTAATTGATAAAGGTGGACAGGCTGTTGAAGGAATGATAATTGAACAAGCTTATGATTTAGAAAATGATTCGGAAAATTTTGTTGAATTTAAATCGAAATATAGAGCGAGATTTGGCAATGATCCATCTTTTGGAGCTGCATATAGTTATGAATCAACAATGGTACTTATTGAAGCTATAAAAAAATCCTATAGGACTAATCTTAGTCTTAAGGATGCTTTATTAGAAATCCATGATTTTAAAGGGTTAACGGATAATTTATCTTTTGATAAATTTGGAGATATTCAAAGAAATAGTTATTTAAGTTCTATCAAAAATGGAAAATTTATTAGAATTGCGAAACTCAACACAGTAGAATCTGGAGGTGAGTAA
- a CDS encoding ferredoxin reductase family protein, with protein sequence MKKKPGILLILFSMIITWALWVFIKPTREISTLSEYSQLIASFALVAFALINFISTRNKILDVLFDGLDKSYIYHKYLSISALVLVIIHNITIELGKGIERSQGIPIPRDPYAMYGAFSMYLFIILVLIAIIAKKLNYERWKAIHKFMIIPYAMGIYHYYGSATYAVFSFKPFNIWLNIVNIMGISSVIYSIFLYEKISFKYKYKVSSLNIVADGTLEITGSALKKDIDYKPGQFAFIKTLQNDNKFVSHPFTISEAPKKGELQFTIKGLGDHTKELFDTLKVGDKFEVSGPHGKFNYKSGRKRQVWIAGGIGVTPFRSFSQAEIPKDFLVDFFYAFNNEEESAYSEELEGLQRDNLRVHLFNSKEKGFLSVSEIEKYIDTKDTIDIYFCGPAPMRESLRKQFANSHLNIGELHYEHFQFK encoded by the coding sequence ATGAAAAAGAAGCCAGGAATTTTATTAATATTATTCTCTATGATAATTACTTGGGCTTTGTGGGTATTCATTAAACCTACAAGAGAAATTTCTACCTTAAGTGAATATTCTCAATTAATAGCATCCTTTGCATTGGTTGCATTTGCTTTAATAAATTTCATATCAACACGTAATAAGATTTTGGATGTACTATTTGATGGATTAGATAAATCATATATTTATCATAAATATTTAAGTATTTCAGCTCTTGTGTTAGTTATAATTCATAATATTACAATTGAACTAGGAAAAGGCATTGAAAGATCTCAAGGAATACCTATTCCTCGTGATCCCTATGCAATGTATGGAGCTTTTAGTATGTATTTATTTATAATTCTTGTACTTATAGCGATAATCGCAAAAAAATTAAATTACGAAAGATGGAAAGCAATTCATAAATTTATGATTATTCCATATGCTATGGGTATTTATCATTATTATGGAAGTGCAACTTATGCTGTTTTTTCTTTTAAACCCTTTAATATATGGTTAAATATTGTTAATATTATGGGAATATCATCTGTTATCTATAGCATCTTCCTATATGAGAAAATATCTTTTAAATATAAATATAAGGTTTCAAGCTTAAATATAGTTGCTGATGGTACCTTAGAGATTACAGGAAGTGCACTTAAAAAAGATATAGATTATAAGCCAGGACAATTTGCATTTATAAAAACACTACAGAATGATAATAAATTTGTATCACATCCATTTACAATTAGTGAAGCACCCAAAAAAGGGGAATTGCAATTTACAATTAAAGGGTTAGGAGATCATACAAAAGAATTATTTGATACATTGAAAGTTGGAGATAAATTTGAAGTATCAGGTCCTCATGGGAAGTTTAATTATAAATCTGGTAGAAAAAGGCAAGTGTGGATAGCAGGTGGCATTGGAGTTACACCATTTAGAAGCTTTTCACAAGCAGAAATTCCAAAAGATTTTTTAGTTGATTTCTTTTATGCTTTTAATAATGAAGAAGAAAGTGCTTATAGTGAAGAGTTAGAAGGATTGCAAAGAGATAACTTGCGAGTACACCTTTTTAATTCAAAAGAAAAGGGATTTTTATCAGTATCTGAAATTGAAAAATATATAGATACTAAAGATACGATTGATATATATTTTTGTGGACCAGCTCCTATGAGGGAAAGTTTAAGAAAACAATTTGCCAATAGTCATTTAAATATTGGTGAGTTACACTATGAGCATTTTCAATTTAAGTAA
- a CDS encoding DEAD/DEAH box helicase, with protein MNFKQLNISPELISILTRSGINVPTPIQEKSISPIKDGKDIIAEAATGTGKTLAFLLPLIENINSKSNDIQVLILTPTRELAIQITNEANKLKDAKEINILAAYGGKDISSQLKKLNNNIHLIIATPGRLLDHINRKSIDLSKLKTFVLDEADQMLFMGFKNEVEKILASMPKKKQMLCFSATMDSAVKKLAYRYMKDPIEISIEKEEITLDSIKQEVVETTDRNKRDALCKVLDEDNPFMAIIFCRTKRRVDELETVLHTRNYNCLKLHSDIPQNKRERIMKSFRNADIQFLIATDVAARGLDITGVTHIYNYDIPETVESYIHRIGRTGRAGETGYTCLFIDPKNLRALKEIEETIGFEITRRDVIL; from the coding sequence ATGAATTTTAAACAACTTAATATCAGTCCTGAATTAATTAGTATTTTAACTAGATCTGGAATTAATGTTCCTACTCCTATCCAAGAAAAATCTATATCACCTATAAAAGATGGAAAAGATATAATAGCAGAAGCTGCAACTGGAACAGGTAAAACTTTAGCTTTTTTATTACCATTAATTGAAAACATAAATTCAAAATCAAATGATATACAAGTGTTAATCTTAACTCCAACAAGAGAACTAGCTATTCAAATTACTAATGAAGCGAATAAGTTAAAAGATGCTAAAGAAATAAATATATTAGCGGCTTATGGAGGAAAAGACATTTCCTCTCAACTAAAAAAATTGAATAATAATATTCATTTGATTATTGCAACTCCTGGAAGACTTTTAGATCATATTAATCGCAAAAGTATTGATTTAAGTAAATTAAAAACCTTTGTTTTAGATGAAGCTGATCAAATGTTATTTATGGGCTTTAAAAATGAAGTTGAAAAAATTTTGGCTTCAATGCCAAAGAAGAAACAAATGCTTTGTTTCTCAGCGACAATGGATTCGGCAGTAAAAAAATTAGCTTATAGATATATGAAAGACCCAATTGAAATTTCTATAGAAAAAGAAGAAATTACTTTAGATTCAATTAAACAAGAAGTTGTTGAGACAACTGATAGAAATAAACGTGATGCCTTATGTAAAGTATTGGATGAAGATAACCCTTTTATGGCAATTATATTTTGTAGGACAAAGCGAAGAGTCGATGAATTAGAGACTGTACTACATACTCGTAATTACAATTGCTTAAAGTTACATAGTGACATTCCTCAAAATAAAAGAGAAAGAATAATGAAATCTTTTAGAAATGCTGATATACAGTTTTTAATTGCAACTGATGTTGCAGCAAGAGGCTTAGATATTACTGGAGTAACTCATATATATAATTATGATATCCCAGAAACTGTAGAAAGCTATATTCATCGTATAGGAAGAACTGGTAGAGCTGGAGAAACCGGCTATACTTGTCTGTTTATAGATCCAAAGAATCTCAGAGCTCTTAAAGAAATTGAAGAAACTATTGGTTTTGAAATTACTAGACGAGATGTGATTTTATAG
- a CDS encoding PQQ-dependent sugar dehydrogenase, which yields MRVEKIISELIYIYNTYSSSEKLFELRKKIYLYRQFPYKIQVIAEKLYVPWAIAISEDGSLYFTERSGAIRKIKNEKLLPDPLYLFGTPFVSQGEGGLMGIALDPNFSQNHFVYVMHSFAENHKTYNRIARLIENNDRLLMDKILIDKIPGGQIHNGGRIKIGVDNKLYITTGDSGNPSLAQDPLSTAGKILRINLDGSIPKDNPFPNSPIYSLGHRNPEGLAWNSENVLYESEHGSIAHDEINIIEPGKNYGWPIVEGNEETTTNIIQKPLIQSGNETWAPSGITFISQGPWKNKLLMANLRGQQLILITLDEKGVAVTMVESLLKGEYGRLREVIEGKDGSIFLATSNMDGRGNPNINDDKIIQLTLQ from the coding sequence ATGCGCGTAGAGAAAATAATATCAGAACTAATTTATATTTATAATACTTACTCATCATCTGAAAAATTATTTGAGTTAAGAAAGAAAATATATTTATATAGACAATTTCCATATAAAATTCAAGTTATTGCGGAAAAACTATATGTACCATGGGCTATAGCTATATCAGAAGATGGCAGCTTATACTTTACAGAAAGGTCTGGAGCAATTAGAAAAATTAAAAATGAAAAACTTCTACCTGATCCACTATATTTATTTGGTACGCCATTTGTAAGTCAAGGGGAAGGTGGATTGATGGGAATTGCTTTAGATCCGAACTTCTCTCAAAACCATTTTGTTTATGTTATGCATTCTTTTGCAGAAAATCATAAAACTTATAACCGTATAGCTAGATTAATTGAAAATAATGATAGATTGTTAATGGATAAGATCCTTATCGATAAAATTCCAGGAGGACAAATTCATAATGGAGGACGAATAAAGATAGGTGTAGACAACAAATTGTATATAACTACTGGAGATTCGGGAAATCCATCACTGGCACAAGATCCACTTAGTACAGCAGGTAAAATATTACGTATAAATTTAGATGGCAGTATTCCCAAAGATAATCCTTTTCCTAACTCCCCAATATATAGCTTAGGTCATAGAAACCCAGAAGGTTTAGCATGGAATTCTGAAAATGTTCTATATGAATCAGAACATGGATCAATTGCTCATGATGAAATTAATATAATAGAGCCTGGGAAAAATTATGGTTGGCCTATAGTCGAAGGAAATGAGGAAACAACAACTAATATTATACAAAAACCATTAATCCAAAGTGGAAATGAAACATGGGCACCATCTGGAATAACGTTTATAAGTCAAGGGCCTTGGAAAAATAAGTTACTTATGGCTAATTTACGTGGGCAACAATTAATACTAATTACATTAGATGAAAAAGGAGTAGCTGTAACTATGGTTGAGTCGTTACTAAAAGGTGAATATGGACGGTTACGTGAAGTCATAGAAGGAAAAGATGGGTCGATTTTCTTAGCTACAAGTAATATGGATGGGAGAGGTAATCCTAATATAAATGATGATAAAATTATACAACTTACATTACAATGA
- a CDS encoding CDP-alcohol phosphatidyltransferase family protein gives MKLIKYVPNTISLTRIIMCIFFVNGIISQYNNGQDNTHTLFILFFMICISDFLDGKIARKTNSVSVLGAKLDVFADLFYITVSYIALVSFKIIPIWFLLFIIFKFSEFVLTSKFIKNNIKLSDKPFVFDKVGRIVSATFLIIPGIVCISKCLNVHYINSIFSCILSMIFIAGMYSSYSRIKDCFKIYKLNNNLERGKL, from the coding sequence ATGAAATTAATTAAATATGTACCAAATACTATTAGTCTAACTAGAATTATTATGTGTATCTTCTTTGTTAATGGAATAATTAGTCAATATAATAATGGACAAGATAATACACATACTCTATTTATATTATTCTTTATGATTTGTATTTCAGATTTTTTAGATGGTAAAATTGCTAGAAAAACAAATTCTGTTTCTGTACTTGGAGCAAAACTCGATGTATTTGCTGATTTATTTTATATAACAGTTTCCTACATAGCATTAGTGAGTTTTAAGATTATACCTATATGGTTTTTGCTTTTTATTATATTTAAATTTTCTGAGTTTGTATTAACATCAAAATTTATAAAGAATAATATTAAGTTGTCAGACAAGCCTTTTGTTTTTGATAAGGTTGGAAGAATTGTATCAGCCACTTTTTTAATCATTCCGGGAATTGTTTGTATCAGCAAATGCTTAAATGTACATTATATAAATTCTATATTTTCATGCATTTTGTCTATGATATTTATAGCAGGAATGTACTCTTCCTATAGTAGAATAAAGGATTGTTTTAAAATTTACAAATTAAATAATAATCTAGAAAGAGGTAAACTATGA
- a CDS encoding DMT family transporter, with protein MYNLLSLLIGILISIMIAFNGKLSNGVGSYTSLLIIHAIGFFAILILLYCKKIKISFRNNIPLYFYIAGAISVFTVMFNNLSYSALGVSLPVALGLLGQLITSLAFDHCGFLGMPKVSFNKKKFIGLLFIIIGISIMAFN; from the coding sequence ATGTACAATCTTTTATCCTTATTAATTGGTATCCTCATTTCTATTATGATAGCATTTAATGGGAAATTATCTAATGGTGTTGGTAGCTATACTTCATTACTTATAATACATGCAATTGGATTTTTTGCTATTCTAATATTGCTGTATTGCAAAAAAATAAAAATATCTTTTAGAAATAATATACCTTTATATTTTTATATTGCAGGGGCTATAAGTGTATTTACGGTTATGTTTAACAATTTAAGCTATTCTGCATTAGGAGTTTCTCTTCCAGTTGCTTTAGGACTTTTAGGTCAGCTAATAACTTCCTTAGCTTTTGATCATTGTGGATTTCTAGGTATGCCAAAGGTAAGTTTTAATAAAAAGAAATTTATTGGATTATTATTTATAATAATAGGAATTTCAATTATGGCATTTAATTAA
- a CDS encoding cyclic nucleotide-binding domain-containing protein: MDLIDNNIKLEKYIRIFKLENLFTEDMKENMTLYKFIKNEYICKENEYLENLYFLAKGKAKVSKHLENGKSLLISFYSPLKIIGDVELIRNNPTDCSVQAIENTYCIGLKFDYARSNLLNDCKFLINLCDYMSEKLKNGSNNSSINLLYPLENRLASYILAFAEISDDKIKKFIFKENYNEIAELLGSSYRHLNRTLNKFCSDGILKKNNKEYVIEDYKKLLYLAGDLYK, translated from the coding sequence GTGGATTTAATTGATAATAATATAAAACTTGAAAAATACATACGAATATTCAAACTTGAAAATTTATTTACGGAAGATATGAAGGAAAATATGACTTTATACAAGTTTATTAAAAATGAATATATATGTAAGGAAAATGAGTATTTGGAGAATTTATATTTCTTGGCTAAAGGAAAAGCAAAAGTATCTAAGCATTTGGAAAATGGAAAATCGTTACTAATTTCTTTTTATTCTCCATTAAAGATAATAGGAGATGTAGAGCTCATAAGAAACAATCCTACAGATTGCAGTGTACAGGCCATAGAAAACACTTATTGTATAGGTCTTAAATTCGATTATGCTAGGAGTAATCTTTTGAATGATTGTAAATTCTTAATAAATCTATGTGATTATATGTCGGAAAAACTTAAAAATGGAAGTAATAATAGTTCTATTAATTTACTTTATCCTCTTGAAAATAGACTTGCCAGCTATATACTAGCATTTGCAGAAATAAGTGATGATAAAATTAAAAAGTTTATTTTCAAAGAGAATTATAATGAAATTGCAGAATTACTTGGTTCAAGTTATAGACATTTAAATAGAACTTTAAATAAGTTTTGTTCTGATGGTATTTTGAAAAAGAATAATAAAGAATATGTAATAGAAGACTATAAGAAATTGTTATATTTAGCTGGAGATTTATATAAATGA